Proteins from a genomic interval of Diaphorobacter sp. HDW4A:
- the selA gene encoding L-seryl-tRNA(Sec) selenium transferase codes for MSTAEHAPTTSSAARLPAVDRVLGTPALKALIAEYGNTAATQAVRAAIDELRPAALAGEVAAENLQPDAIAQQAASRLAQKFAPRLKAVFNLTGTVLHTNLGRALLPDAAVNAVVQALTTPANLEFDLATGGRGDRDDLVNDLLRELTGAEAATVVNNNAAAVLLTLNALAAKKEVIVSRGELVEIGGAFRIPDIMSRAGAKLVEVGTTNRTHAKDYADNITDDTALLMKVHCSNYEVTGFTKSVTEAEVAAIAHARGLPLAVDLGSGTLIDLAQYGLPHEATVRETIEAGADIVTFSGDKLLGGPQAGLIVGNKDLIAKIKKNPLKRALRVGKLTLAALEPVLQLYLSPEHLAERLTTLRLFTRPQAQMKTQAQALVAPLQTAVGTEYEVSTAPMLSQIGSGALPVDTLPSYGLAIRPVHIKRAGRALGKLEAALRSLPRPVIGRISDDTLWLDLRCLEARDEATFTQQLTTLESAMNTP; via the coding sequence ATGAGCACTGCCGAACACGCCCCGACGACCTCCTCCGCAGCCCGCCTGCCCGCCGTGGACCGCGTGCTCGGCACGCCCGCGCTCAAGGCGCTCATCGCCGAGTACGGCAACACCGCCGCCACTCAGGCCGTGCGCGCAGCCATTGACGAACTGCGCCCCGCTGCACTGGCGGGCGAAGTGGCGGCAGAAAATCTGCAACCCGACGCCATCGCGCAGCAGGCGGCCTCACGCCTCGCGCAGAAATTCGCGCCGCGTTTGAAGGCCGTTTTCAACCTCACCGGCACCGTGCTGCACACCAACCTGGGCCGCGCGCTGCTGCCCGATGCAGCGGTGAACGCGGTGGTGCAAGCACTCACCACGCCCGCGAATCTGGAGTTCGATCTGGCCACGGGCGGGCGCGGTGATCGCGACGATCTCGTCAACGATCTGCTGCGCGAGCTGACTGGTGCCGAGGCCGCCACCGTGGTCAACAACAACGCGGCGGCGGTGCTGCTCACGCTCAACGCGCTGGCAGCGAAAAAGGAAGTGATCGTCTCGCGCGGCGAACTCGTCGAGATTGGCGGTGCCTTTCGCATCCCCGATATCATGAGCCGAGCGGGCGCCAAGCTCGTCGAAGTGGGCACCACCAACCGCACGCACGCCAAGGACTACGCCGACAACATCACCGACGACACCGCGCTGCTGATGAAGGTCCATTGCAGCAACTACGAAGTGACGGGCTTCACCAAGAGCGTGACCGAAGCCGAGGTGGCCGCGATCGCCCATGCGCGCGGCCTGCCGCTCGCCGTCGACCTGGGCAGCGGCACGCTGATCGACCTCGCGCAATACGGCCTGCCGCACGAAGCCACGGTACGCGAGACGATTGAAGCAGGCGCGGACATCGTCACCTTCAGCGGCGACAAGCTGCTCGGCGGCCCGCAGGCCGGCCTCATCGTCGGCAACAAGGACCTGATCGCCAAGATCAAGAAGAACCCGCTCAAGCGCGCGCTGCGCGTCGGCAAGCTCACGCTCGCCGCGCTCGAGCCCGTGCTGCAGCTCTACCTGTCGCCCGAACATCTGGCCGAGCGCCTCACCACCCTGCGCCTCTTCACCCGCCCACAGGCGCAGATGAAGACGCAGGCACAGGCACTCGTCGCGCCACTGCAAACCGCAGTTGGTACTGAATACGAAGTCAGCACCGCCCCCATGCTCAGCCAGATCGGCAGCGGCGCATTGCCTGTGGACACGTTACCCAGCTACGGCCTCGCCATTCGCCCAGTCCACATCAAACGCGCCGGCCGCGCCTTGGGCAAACTCGAAGCCGCCCTGCGCAGCCTCCCCCGCCCAGTCATCGGCC
- the fdhE gene encoding formate dehydrogenase accessory protein FdhE, with translation MSRILQPGEIESLDRTNPQRIRLPQPAQLFAERAARLEQKADGNPIADYLRFVAQIVRAQQKAAASVQTAAPDAVLIAQAQEHSMPLLPAASHIDPVWQDVLVQLLDELDHAPHVPDAVKPMLQSLHAMDAEDRNTLARRVLVGLLTESSDLAAAPVVMAALQVTFADRASRLQESDVPYTDPASICPVCATAPVASVIRIGGRDAGLRYLHCGTCATEWHMVRVKCTHCESTKGVRYQKVDGGDETVLAETCDVCHTYRKIANQEKDPFAEPLADDLATLMLDLLMSETDFARASVNPLLPMTETDATPDDHNA, from the coding sequence GTGTCAAGAATTCTTCAACCGGGCGAAATCGAATCGCTCGACCGCACCAATCCGCAGCGTATCCGTCTTCCACAGCCCGCGCAGCTGTTCGCCGAGCGCGCCGCGCGCCTCGAACAGAAGGCCGATGGCAACCCCATCGCCGACTACCTGCGCTTTGTCGCGCAGATCGTGCGCGCCCAGCAGAAAGCCGCTGCCAGCGTGCAGACCGCCGCGCCCGACGCCGTGCTGATCGCGCAGGCGCAGGAACATTCCATGCCGCTGTTGCCCGCCGCGAGCCACATCGATCCGGTGTGGCAGGACGTGCTGGTGCAACTGCTCGACGAGCTGGACCACGCCCCCCATGTGCCCGATGCCGTCAAGCCCATGCTGCAATCGCTGCACGCCATGGACGCCGAAGACCGCAACACGCTCGCGCGCCGCGTGCTGGTGGGCCTGCTGACCGAAAGCTCCGATCTCGCCGCCGCCCCCGTGGTGATGGCCGCGCTGCAGGTGACCTTCGCCGACCGAGCAAGCCGCCTGCAGGAAAGCGACGTGCCCTACACCGACCCCGCCTCGATCTGCCCCGTCTGCGCGACCGCGCCGGTGGCCAGCGTGATCCGCATCGGCGGTCGCGACGCAGGGCTACGCTATCTGCACTGCGGCACCTGCGCCACCGAGTGGCACATGGTGCGCGTGAAGTGCACCCACTGCGAAAGCACCAAGGGCGTGCGCTACCAGAAGGTCGATGGCGGCGACGAGACCGTGCTGGCCGAGACCTGTGACGTGTGCCACACCTACCGCAAGATCGCCAATCAGGAAAAGGACCCGTTCGCGGAACCGCTGGCCGATGACCTCGCCACACTGATGCTGGACCTCTTGATGAGCGAGACCGACTTCGCGCGCGCCAGCGTCAACCCGCTGCTGCCGATGACGGAAACCGACGCAACGCCCGACGACCACAACGCCTGA
- a CDS encoding formate dehydrogenase subunit gamma produces MRRNPRDLQRYNASERLNHWVVGICFILLALSGLAFFHPAFFPLTMLFGGGPWTRILHPYIGVVMFVFFLVMFFRFAKLNVIEPRDVEWLKNVNKMVDGDDHDMPEQGKYNGGQKVLFWGLGIGMLMLIVSGVMMWRAWLNLPVGVVRIASVLHAVAAVWMIGLIIMHVYAAIWTRGTIRAMLYGTVTRAWAKQHHRGWYRKMTGDNS; encoded by the coding sequence ATGAGACGCAATCCTCGTGACCTGCAACGCTACAACGCCTCGGAGCGCCTGAACCACTGGGTGGTGGGCATCTGCTTCATTCTGCTGGCACTCTCCGGTCTGGCCTTCTTCCATCCGGCGTTCTTCCCGCTGACCATGCTGTTCGGCGGTGGCCCGTGGACGCGCATCCTGCACCCCTACATCGGTGTGGTGATGTTCGTGTTCTTCCTGGTGATGTTCTTCCGCTTCGCCAAGCTCAACGTGATCGAACCACGTGACGTCGAGTGGCTCAAGAACGTCAACAAGATGGTGGACGGCGACGACCACGACATGCCCGAGCAAGGCAAGTACAACGGCGGCCAGAAGGTGCTGTTCTGGGGCCTCGGGATCGGCATGCTGATGCTCATCGTCTCCGGCGTCATGATGTGGCGCGCCTGGCTGAACCTGCCCGTGGGCGTGGTGCGCATCGCCTCAGTGCTGCACGCCGTGGCGGCCGTGTGGATGATCGGCCTGATCATCATGCACGTCTATGCCGCCATCTGGACCCGCGGCACCATCCGCGCGATGCTCTACGGCACGGTCACACGTGCCTGGGCAAAGCAACACCACCGTGGGTGGTATCGCAAGATGACGGGCGACAACAGCTAA
- the fdxH gene encoding formate dehydrogenase subunit beta, giving the protein MSLQSLDIMRLSATTTPPPQARSPQSGEVAKLIDVSKCIGCKACQTACMEWNDLRQEPGEFHGTYDNPTDLTENAWTVMKFTEYDNEATGNLEWLIRKDGCMHCADPGCLKACPSPGAIVQYTNGIVDFHEENCVGCGYCVTGCPFNVPRISKKDHKAYKCTLCSDRVAVGREPACVTTCPTGAIMFGTKKAMKDQAAERVKDLNERGFKEAGLYDPQGVGGTHVMYVLHHADKPSLYANLPDTPKISPMVGLWKGVAKPLSMALLGAAAIGSLFHYITKGPNEVSKELEDEEERKDREAEAKENQP; this is encoded by the coding sequence ATGTCACTGCAATCACTCGATATCATGCGCCTCTCGGCTACGACGACCCCGCCTCCACAGGCGCGGTCGCCACAGTCCGGCGAAGTCGCCAAACTCATCGACGTCTCCAAATGCATCGGCTGCAAGGCTTGCCAAACGGCATGCATGGAGTGGAACGATCTGCGCCAGGAGCCCGGTGAATTCCACGGCACCTACGACAATCCGACCGACCTGACCGAGAACGCGTGGACGGTGATGAAATTCACCGAATACGACAACGAGGCCACGGGCAATCTGGAATGGCTCATCCGCAAGGACGGCTGCATGCACTGCGCCGACCCGGGCTGTCTCAAGGCCTGCCCATCGCCCGGAGCCATCGTCCAGTACACCAACGGCATCGTGGATTTCCATGAGGAAAACTGCGTTGGCTGCGGCTACTGCGTCACTGGTTGCCCGTTCAACGTGCCGCGCATCTCCAAGAAGGACCACAAGGCCTACAAGTGCACGCTGTGCTCGGACCGCGTGGCCGTTGGGCGCGAACCGGCCTGCGTCACCACCTGCCCGACCGGCGCCATCATGTTCGGCACCAAGAAGGCAATGAAGGATCAGGCTGCGGAACGCGTGAAGGACCTGAACGAGCGCGGCTTCAAGGAGGCCGGTTTGTACGATCCGCAAGGCGTGGGCGGCACGCATGTGATGTACGTTCTACACCATGCCGACAAGCCGTCGCTGTACGCCAACCTGCCAGATACGCCGAAGATCAGCCCGATGGTCGGACTGTGGAAGGGTGTTGCCAAACCGTTGTCGATGGCGCTGCTCGGCGCCGCCGCCATCGGCAGCCTGTTCCACTACATCACCAAGGGACCGAACGAAGTCTCCAAGGAATTGGAAGACGAGGAAGAACGCAAGGACCGTGAAGCCGAAGCCAAGGAGAATCAGCCATGA
- the fdnG gene encoding formate dehydrogenase-N subunit alpha: MDMNRRHFFRMSGAGLVGSSLVAMGFSPTAALAEVRQFKLASTTVTRQTCTYCSVGCGILMYSLGTGGKNAKSSVIHVEGDPDHPVNRGTLCPKGAGLLDFINSPNRLLYPEYRAPGSNEWKRMSWDEALTRITKLLKDDRDANFEASTKDGLKVNRWLTTGMLAASAASNEAGYITHKVARSWGLLAFDNQARVUHGPTVAGLAPTFGRGAMTNHWVDIKNADVILIMGGNAAEAHPCGFKWVTEAKAHNKAHFMVVDPRFNRSASVADFYAPIRSGSDIVFLGGMINYLLANDKIHHEYVKNYTDFTFIVRDDYEFVDGIFSGYNEEKRVYDKKTWDYELGEDGYVKTDPTLQHPRCVYQLMKKHYESYTPERVESVCGTPQDKFKHVCEQFASTAVPGRAATILYALGWTQHSTGAQILRCGAMVQLLCGNIGIAGGGMNALRGHSNIQGLTDLGLLSNSLPGYLTLPMQGEQDYQGYITSRTQKPLRANQMSYWQNYPKFHVSLMKSWWGASATAENNWAYDYLPKLDKQYDMLQYFQLMNEGKVNGYIAQGFNPIAALANSTRVRDGLSKLKFLVIMDPLATETSEFWKNFGEFNDVDTASIKTEVFRLPTTCFAEEDGAVVSSSRVLQWHWKAAEAPGEAKTDVAIMSALHVRLKAMYAKDGGAFPDPIANLDWKYAQPAHPSSEEIAKEYNGKALVDLVDPKDPTKVLRPGGQQVSGFAELRDDGTTASGCWIYAGAWTVAGNQMGRRDNSDPTGIGNTLNWAWAWPANRRVLYNRASADVAGKPFNPSRELIKWNGKAWVGADVPDTGVGIAPETGNGPFIMNPEGVARFFARKGMNEGPFPTHYEPFDTPIGKNPMYPNNPKATSSPAARVFPHIWETFGKADEFPHVGTTYRLTEHFHYWTKHSLVNAITQPEQFVEIGELLAKELGIASGDRVKVSSKRGAIKVKALVTKRIKPMKIEGKMVHHVGIPIHWGFKGVTKPGYLANTLTPYVGDGNSNTPEFKTFLVKVEKI; the protein is encoded by the coding sequence ATGGACATGAACAGAAGACACTTCTTCCGCATGAGCGGGGCGGGCCTGGTCGGCTCCAGCCTCGTGGCCATGGGCTTCTCGCCCACAGCCGCTCTTGCGGAGGTGCGTCAGTTCAAGCTTGCGTCGACCACGGTCACGCGCCAGACCTGTACGTACTGCTCGGTCGGTTGCGGCATCCTCATGTATTCGCTGGGCACGGGCGGCAAGAACGCCAAGTCCTCGGTGATCCACGTCGAGGGCGATCCGGACCACCCGGTGAATCGCGGCACGCTCTGCCCCAAGGGGGCAGGTCTGCTCGACTTCATCAATAGCCCCAACCGCCTGCTGTACCCTGAGTACCGCGCTCCCGGCTCGAACGAGTGGAAGCGCATGTCCTGGGACGAGGCGCTGACCCGCATCACCAAGCTCCTCAAGGACGACCGCGATGCGAACTTCGAAGCCTCCACGAAGGACGGCTTGAAGGTCAACCGCTGGCTCACCACCGGCATGCTGGCGGCATCGGCCGCGAGCAACGAAGCCGGATACATCACACACAAAGTGGCCCGTTCGTGGGGCCTGCTCGCATTCGATAACCAAGCCCGTGTTTGACACGGCCCGACGGTGGCAGGTCTTGCCCCGACGTTTGGCCGTGGAGCGATGACGAACCATTGGGTCGACATCAAGAATGCGGACGTTATTTTGATCATGGGCGGCAATGCCGCTGAAGCGCACCCATGCGGCTTCAAATGGGTCACCGAAGCCAAGGCGCACAACAAGGCGCACTTCATGGTGGTGGACCCGCGTTTCAACCGTTCAGCGTCGGTAGCGGACTTCTACGCGCCGATCCGGTCAGGTTCGGACATCGTGTTCCTCGGGGGCATGATCAATTACCTGCTCGCCAACGACAAGATCCATCACGAGTACGTGAAAAACTATACGGACTTCACCTTCATCGTGCGCGATGACTATGAATTCGTGGACGGCATCTTCTCGGGCTACAACGAAGAGAAGCGCGTATACGACAAGAAAACCTGGGACTACGAGTTGGGCGAAGACGGCTACGTCAAGACCGACCCGACACTGCAGCACCCGCGCTGCGTGTACCAGTTGATGAAGAAGCACTACGAGAGCTACACGCCAGAGCGCGTGGAGAGCGTTTGCGGCACACCTCAGGACAAGTTCAAGCACGTGTGCGAGCAGTTCGCGTCCACCGCTGTTCCAGGCCGCGCCGCGACGATCCTGTACGCGCTCGGCTGGACGCAGCATTCCACCGGCGCACAGATCCTGCGTTGCGGTGCGATGGTGCAGCTCTTGTGCGGCAACATCGGTATCGCTGGCGGCGGCATGAACGCGCTGCGTGGTCACTCCAACATCCAGGGTCTGACTGACCTGGGCCTGCTGTCCAACAGCCTGCCCGGTTATCTGACGCTGCCGATGCAGGGGGAACAGGACTATCAGGGCTACATCACGAGCCGCACGCAGAAACCTCTGCGCGCCAATCAGATGAGCTACTGGCAGAACTATCCGAAGTTCCACGTCAGCCTGATGAAGTCGTGGTGGGGCGCTTCAGCGACTGCGGAAAACAACTGGGCCTACGACTATCTGCCCAAGCTGGACAAGCAGTACGACATGCTGCAGTACTTCCAGCTGATGAACGAAGGCAAGGTCAACGGCTACATCGCGCAGGGCTTCAACCCGATTGCGGCGCTGGCCAACAGCACCCGCGTGCGTGATGGCCTCTCGAAGCTGAAGTTCCTCGTCATCATGGATCCGCTGGCGACTGAAACCTCCGAGTTCTGGAAGAACTTCGGCGAGTTCAACGATGTGGATACCGCGTCGATCAAGACCGAGGTGTTCCGTCTGCCGACCACCTGCTTCGCTGAAGAAGATGGCGCAGTGGTGAGCTCGTCTCGTGTGCTGCAGTGGCACTGGAAGGCTGCGGAGGCTCCGGGTGAAGCCAAGACCGACGTGGCCATCATGTCGGCGCTGCACGTGCGCCTGAAGGCCATGTACGCCAAGGACGGCGGCGCGTTCCCTGATCCCATTGCGAATCTGGACTGGAAGTACGCACAGCCTGCTCATCCTTCATCGGAAGAGATCGCCAAGGAGTACAACGGCAAGGCGCTGGTCGATCTGGTCGATCCGAAAGACCCGACCAAGGTGCTGCGTCCGGGCGGCCAGCAAGTCTCCGGGTTTGCAGAACTGCGCGACGATGGCACCACGGCTTCGGGCTGCTGGATCTACGCCGGTGCATGGACTGTGGCCGGCAACCAGATGGGCCGCCGCGACAACTCCGACCCGACGGGCATCGGCAACACGCTGAACTGGGCCTGGGCCTGGCCAGCGAACCGCCGCGTGCTCTACAACCGCGCTTCTGCCGACGTGGCGGGCAAGCCGTTCAACCCGAGTCGCGAGCTCATCAAGTGGAATGGCAAGGCCTGGGTGGGTGCTGACGTGCCGGATACCGGTGTGGGCATCGCGCCCGAAACCGGCAATGGTCCGTTCATCATGAACCCGGAAGGCGTCGCACGCTTCTTCGCTCGCAAGGGCATGAACGAAGGCCCGTTCCCCACGCACTATGAACCGTTCGACACGCCGATCGGCAAGAACCCGATGTACCCGAACAACCCCAAGGCCACCAGCTCGCCGGCGGCACGGGTGTTCCCGCACATCTGGGAAACCTTCGGCAAGGCGGACGAGTTCCCGCACGTGGGCACAACCTATCGTTTGACGGAGCACTTCCACTACTGGACCAAGCACTCGCTGGTCAACGCCATCACGCAACCGGAGCAATTCGTCGAAATCGGCGAATTGCTGGCCAAGGAATTGGGCATTGCCTCGGGCGACCGGGTAAAGGTGTCCTCCAAGCGTGGGGCGATCAAGGTGAAGGCTTTGGTCACCAAGCGCATCAAGCCGATGAAAATCGAGGGCAAGATGGTGCACCACGTGGGGATTCCAATCCACTGGGGCTTCAAGGGCGTGACCAAGCCGGGTTATCTGGCCAACACGCTCACGCCTTACGTCGGAGACGGCAACAGCAACACGCCGGAATTCAAGACCTTCCTCGTGAAGGTTGAGAAGATCTAA
- the fdhD gene encoding formate dehydrogenase accessory sulfurtransferase FdhD has product MQNSESSSSAATAASAACPMADMPGTTLPSLVQVQARLWSAGSEEGQWVPREVSAEVPVAMVFNGISHAVMMASPRDLVEFGVGFAISEGIVESPDDCRDVETEVHGAGTPDASCAVHMEIASRHFARLKDQRRTLAGRTGCGVCGIDSIQALDLHPEQVPSPAWREQFGVAAINAAFSALSAKQALNARSGSLHAAGWARPDGTIEHVMEDVGRHNALDKLIGKLALAKELGTPGFVVMTSRTSYELVRKCARVGIPALATISAPTSLALQLADEAGMQLWGFCRPPSAVRYV; this is encoded by the coding sequence ATGCAAAATTCTGAGAGTTCTTCGTCCGCCGCAACCGCCGCGTCTGCCGCCTGTCCGATGGCGGACATGCCCGGCACGACGCTGCCTTCGCTGGTTCAGGTGCAGGCGCGCCTGTGGTCAGCGGGGAGCGAAGAGGGGCAATGGGTGCCACGCGAGGTCTCGGCCGAGGTGCCGGTGGCCATGGTTTTCAATGGCATTTCGCACGCCGTGATGATGGCAAGCCCCAGAGATCTGGTCGAGTTTGGCGTGGGTTTTGCGATCAGCGAGGGCATTGTCGAGAGCCCGGACGACTGCCGTGACGTCGAAACCGAGGTGCACGGAGCTGGAACGCCCGACGCCAGTTGTGCGGTGCACATGGAGATCGCGTCGCGCCATTTCGCCCGCCTGAAAGATCAACGCCGCACGCTCGCCGGGCGCACCGGCTGCGGGGTGTGCGGGATCGACAGTATTCAGGCGCTCGACCTGCACCCCGAGCAGGTGCCGTCGCCTGCGTGGCGAGAGCAGTTCGGGGTGGCGGCGATCAATGCTGCGTTTTCCGCGCTGTCGGCCAAGCAGGCGCTGAACGCGCGTTCGGGCTCGCTGCACGCAGCCGGCTGGGCCAGGCCCGATGGCACGATCGAACATGTGATGGAAGACGTGGGCCGCCACAACGCGCTTGACAAACTCATCGGCAAACTCGCGCTGGCAAAGGAGCTGGGCACGCCGGGCTTCGTGGTCATGACCAGCCGCACGAGCTACGAGCTGGTGCGCAAATGCGCCCGCGTGGGCATTCCGGCGCTGGCCACGATTTCCGCGCCGACCTCGCTCGCGCTGCAGCTTGCCGATGAGGCGGGCATGCAGCTTTGGGGTTTCTGCCGCCCGCCGTCGGCGGTCCGCTATGTTTGA
- a CDS encoding ABC transporter permease: protein MNISAWTLGWRTLWRDVRAGELRLLIVAVTLAVAALTSVGFFSDRLQSGLQRDALQLLGGDVVIVSDNATPDTFVQEAKRLGLRSAATLSFPTMARASDAQGGESKLVALKSVDGSYPLRGQLQVATQTAQPGAATKDIPAAGEAWADAPLLESLGIALSDTLLLGDASLKITRIITLEPDRGAGFMSFAPRVLINAQDLTATGLVQPASRITYRFAVAGDVPRVVQQFKDFATQLVDGHEVRGVRVESLDSGRPEMHQTLVRAQNFLNLVALLAALLSAVAVALAARGFANEHLDASAMLRVLGQSQRTIAWAYAIEFALIGLFASLLGVALGFAVHYVFVWMFSGLVNAVLPAATFWPVLFGLGVGLTLMFAFGLPPVLQLAQVPPLRVIRRDLGGFKPASLFVLGLGMVGFAVLLMAVSRDLKLGGIAVGGFAAAVVVFAALAWLAVKALRRLVNEATAPRWLVLATRQISARPAYAVVQVSSLAVGLLALVLLVLLRTDLISSWQKATPPDAPNRFVINVLPEQAEGFQNALKQAGVQKFDWYPMIRGRLVAVNGKDVSPDDYAEDRAKRLVDREFNLSNAAQPPEHNMIVGGVWKAEEQGAMSVEEGIATTLGLKLGDMLRFDIGGIQNEAKITSLRKVDWASMRANFFVMYPVANLPDVPATYLAAYRAPDKQGFDNALVHEFPNITNVDLSATLQQVQTVLGQVIRAVEFLFGFTLAAGLVVLFAAVTATREERAREFAIMRAMGARGRLLRQVQRAELAGVGLLAGFLASVVAVAVGWALARYVFDFSWSAPLWVPFVGAVCGALLALAAGWWGLREVLRRPVVDTLRRAAQ, encoded by the coding sequence ATGAACATCTCTGCGTGGACTCTGGGCTGGCGCACTCTTTGGCGTGATGTGCGCGCGGGTGAGCTGCGTCTGCTGATCGTGGCCGTGACGCTGGCGGTCGCGGCGCTCACGTCGGTGGGTTTCTTTTCGGACCGCTTGCAGAGCGGCCTGCAGCGTGATGCGCTGCAACTGCTCGGCGGTGATGTGGTGATCGTGAGTGACAACGCCACGCCCGACACCTTTGTGCAGGAAGCCAAAAGGCTGGGCCTGCGCAGCGCGGCGACGCTGAGCTTTCCCACCATGGCGCGCGCGAGCGATGCCCAAGGCGGCGAGAGCAAGCTGGTGGCATTGAAGAGTGTGGACGGCAGCTATCCGCTGCGCGGTCAACTGCAGGTGGCGACCCAGACGGCGCAGCCCGGTGCGGCGACCAAGGACATTCCTGCCGCCGGAGAGGCGTGGGCTGATGCGCCGCTGCTCGAATCACTCGGCATCGCCTTGAGCGACACGCTGCTGCTTGGCGACGCGAGTCTGAAGATCACCCGCATCATCACGCTCGAGCCCGACCGTGGCGCGGGCTTCATGAGCTTTGCGCCGCGCGTGCTGATCAATGCGCAGGATCTGACGGCGACCGGCCTCGTGCAGCCAGCGAGCCGCATCACCTACCGCTTTGCGGTGGCGGGCGATGTGCCGCGCGTGGTGCAGCAATTCAAGGACTTTGCGACGCAACTGGTGGACGGGCACGAGGTGCGCGGCGTGCGCGTGGAATCGCTCGACAGCGGCCGCCCCGAGATGCACCAGACACTGGTGCGCGCGCAGAACTTTCTGAATCTCGTGGCGCTGCTCGCGGCCCTGCTGTCCGCTGTGGCCGTGGCGCTGGCCGCGCGCGGCTTTGCCAACGAGCATCTGGATGCCTCCGCGATGTTGCGCGTACTGGGTCAGAGCCAGCGCACCATTGCCTGGGCCTACGCCATCGAGTTCGCGCTGATCGGTCTGTTTGCCAGCCTGCTTGGCGTGGCGCTGGGCTTTGCGGTGCACTATGTGTTCGTGTGGATGTTCTCAGGGCTGGTCAATGCCGTGCTGCCAGCCGCGACTTTCTGGCCGGTGCTGTTCGGCCTCGGCGTGGGGCTTACGCTGATGTTCGCGTTTGGCCTGCCGCCGGTGCTTCAGCTCGCGCAGGTGCCGCCGCTGCGGGTGATCCGACGTGATCTGGGTGGCTTCAAACCGGCATCGCTCTTCGTGCTGGGGCTGGGCATGGTCGGATTCGCCGTGCTGCTGATGGCGGTGAGCCGCGATCTCAAGCTCGGCGGCATCGCGGTCGGCGGCTTTGCGGCGGCGGTAGTGGTGTTTGCGGCGCTGGCATGGCTGGCGGTCAAGGCGCTGCGGCGCTTGGTGAATGAGGCCACCGCGCCGCGCTGGCTGGTACTCGCCACGCGGCAGATTTCCGCGCGACCGGCCTATGCGGTGGTGCAGGTCAGCAGTCTGGCGGTCGGCCTGCTGGCACTGGTGTTGCTGGTGCTGCTGCGCACTGACCTGATCAGCAGCTGGCAGAAGGCCACGCCGCCCGATGCGCCCAACCGCTTCGTGATCAACGTGTTGCCCGAACAGGCCGAGGGTTTCCAGAACGCACTCAAGCAAGCGGGTGTACAGAAGTTCGACTGGTATCCGATGATCCGTGGCCGCCTTGTCGCGGTGAACGGTAAGGACGTGAGCCCCGACGACTACGCCGAGGACCGCGCCAAGCGCCTCGTCGACCGTGAGTTCAATCTCTCGAACGCGGCACAGCCGCCAGAGCACAACATGATCGTCGGCGGCGTGTGGAAGGCCGAAGAGCAGGGCGCCATGAGCGTGGAGGAGGGCATTGCCACGACGCTGGGCCTGAAGCTCGGCGACATGCTGCGCTTTGACATCGGCGGCATCCAGAACGAGGCGAAGATCACCAGCCTGCGCAAGGTGGACTGGGCGTCGATGCGCGCGAACTTCTTCGTGATGTATCCCGTCGCGAACCTGCCCGATGTGCCTGCAACCTATCTCGCCGCCTACCGTGCGCCCGACAAGCAGGGCTTCGACAACGCGCTGGTGCACGAGTTTCCCAATATCACCAATGTGGACCTGAGCGCCACGCTGCAGCAGGTGCAGACCGTGCTCGGGCAGGTGATCCGCGCGGTGGAATTTCTGTTCGGCTTCACGCTGGCGGCCGGGCTGGTGGTGTTGTTCGCGGCCGTCACTGCCACGCGTGAGGAGCGTGCGCGCGAATTTGCCATCATGCGCGCCATGGGCGCGCGTGGGCGGTTGCTCAGGCAGGTGCAGCGCGCGGAACTGGCGGGTGTGGGCTTGCTCGCGGGCTTTCTCGCCAGCGTGGTGGCCGTGGCTGTGGGCTGGGCGCTGGCGCGCTATGTGTTCGACTTCAGCTGGAGCGCACCGCTGTGGGTTCCCTTCGTCGGCGCGGTGTGCGGTGCGCTGCTGGCACTGGCAGCGGGATGGTGGGGTCTGCGCGAGGTACTGCGCAGACCGGTGGTGGATACGCTGCGGCGCGCGGCGCAGTAA
- a CDS encoding group II truncated hemoglobin, whose product MPEESPNQNTPATPFEWMGGEAKVQALVTRFYDLMDLEPVYKELRAAHGPALDDARQKLFWFLCGWLGGPDYYQERFGHPRLRMRHFPFAIGIQERDQWVACMNQAMEETGVPDALRERLNQSFMGTADWMRNR is encoded by the coding sequence ATGCCAGAAGAATCCCCGAATCAAAACACTCCCGCCACGCCTTTCGAATGGATGGGCGGCGAAGCCAAGGTGCAGGCGCTGGTCACGCGTTTTTATGACCTGATGGATCTGGAGCCGGTCTACAAGGAACTGCGCGCGGCCCACGGCCCCGCGTTGGATGACGCAAGGCAGAAGCTGTTCTGGTTCCTCTGCGGCTGGCTCGGCGGCCCGGACTATTATCAGGAACGCTTCGGCCACCCGCGCCTTCGTATGCGCCATTTCCCCTTCGCCATCGGTATCCAGGAGCGCGACCAATGGGTGGCGTGCATGAATCAGGCGATGGAAGAAACCGGTGTGCCGGATGCGCTGCGCGAGCGGCTCAATCAGAGTTTCATGGGGACGGCTGATTGGATGAGAAACAGATAG